Part of the Fundidesulfovibrio terrae genome is shown below.
CGCGGGCTTTCGGGCCTTCATGGACCCCGCCAAGCTCGAACCCTTCCCCGAGATCGCGGGCTGGTTCCTCAAACGCACCCCCAAGCGCGACCAGGATTCCGACAAGCTGCGCGAGGAGATTTTCGAAGCCGGGCAGTCCATCCTTTCCGTGAGCCCGGTCCAGGTGGCGCAAGCGTTCCTGGGCAAGCGCTCCAAGGGGGCCATCGCGGTGTGCCCCTCCTGCGGCGAGGCGTATCCGTCCATGCACGGCTGCGTGTGCCTGGCCTGCAAGGGGGACACCCCCTTCGTCCGGGCGGCCAACCGGCCCCAGCTGCGGGCCGTGCCCGTGGCCGAGGCCGTGGGCCGCAAGGCCCTGCACGACATGACCCAGGTGGAGCCGGGCAAGTCCAAGGACGCGGCCTTCTCGCGCGGCCAGACCATCGGCGTTGAGGACCTGTGCCGCTTGCAGCGCATGGGCCGCATGCATGTGTACGTTGCGGGCGAGGGCGGAGAGCCCGAGGGCTTCGCGCACGAGGACGACGCGGCCGTAGCCCTGGCCGAGGCCTTGTGCGCCTCGGGGGGGCTCAAGCCGGCCGGCGCGCCGCGCGAGGGCAAGATCACCCTGCTGGCCGCCCGCGACGGACTCCTGTGCGTGGACGCGGAGCGCCTGGCCGTGCTGAACGCCCTGGCCGACGTGGCCTTCTCCGTGCGCCACGACGGCACCCTGGTGCAGCAAGGAGAAGCCGTGGGCGGGGTGCGCGCCATCCCGCTCTTCCTGGCCAGGGAGATACTGGACGACGCCCTGCGCCTGGCCACGAGTTCGCCCCTGGCGGACGTCCGTCCCCTGCGGGCCGCCCGGGCCGGGGCGCTCATCACCGGCACAGAGGTGTTCACCGGGCTGGTGGAGGACAAGTTCGCGGCCGTGCTCTCGGGCAAGCTGGAGGCTCTCGGATCGACGCTTCACGAGGTGCGCTTCGCCCCGGACGACGCCGAGGCCATTGCGGCCGGAGCCCGGGAACTCCTGGAGGCCGGCTGCGACCTGGTCATGACCACGGCGGGCATGAGCGTGGACCCGGGCGACGTCACCATGCAGGGCCTTTTGGACGCCGGGCTTCAGGGCGCCATTTTCGGCATGCCCGTATTGCCGGGCAACATGACCCTGCTCGGCCGGTTCGGGGACGTGCCGGTCATGGGGGTGCCCGCGTGCGCGCTGTTCCACAAGGTGACCAGCCTGGACCTTCTGCTGCCCAGGGTGCTGGCCGGTGTCCCCATGGGCCGGGCGGAGCTGGCCCGGCTGGGGCACGGCGGGTTCTGCATGAACTGCAAGCGCTGCACCTTCCCGCATTGCCCGTTCGGCAAGTAGGGTGCGCGCGTCAGGCGGAGGCGGCCCAGGCATCCGGGCCGCCGGCAAGGGGGAGCCTACTTCCCGTCCGGGCCTGAAAGCAGGGCCGCATAAGTGCCGTCGGCCTTCATGTCCTTGAGGGCCTTGGCCAGGGCGGGGACCATGCCCTCGTGCTTCTTGTTGAGGTACAGGTACATCTCGCGCCTGGCCAGGGACGGTTCCAGGGCCCG
Proteins encoded:
- a CDS encoding FmdE family protein; this encodes MERLVCGFSREEYLERITAFHNYPAPGLIVGGFMVDAARGNLPEGTLFEALCETQACLPDAVQLFTPCTVGNGWLRIKDSGRYALTLYDKYSGAGFRAFMDPAKLEPFPEIAGWFLKRTPKRDQDSDKLREEIFEAGQSILSVSPVQVAQAFLGKRSKGAIAVCPSCGEAYPSMHGCVCLACKGDTPFVRAANRPQLRAVPVAEAVGRKALHDMTQVEPGKSKDAAFSRGQTIGVEDLCRLQRMGRMHVYVAGEGGEPEGFAHEDDAAVALAEALCASGGLKPAGAPREGKITLLAARDGLLCVDAERLAVLNALADVAFSVRHDGTLVQQGEAVGGVRAIPLFLAREILDDALRLATSSPLADVRPLRAARAGALITGTEVFTGLVEDKFAAVLSGKLEALGSTLHEVRFAPDDAEAIAAGARELLEAGCDLVMTTAGMSVDPGDVTMQGLLDAGLQGAIFGMPVLPGNMTLLGRFGDVPVMGVPACALFHKVTSLDLLLPRVLAGVPMGRAELARLGHGGFCMNCKRCTFPHCPFGK